From the genome of uncultured Bacteroides sp.:
ACCGGCTCAAACAGTTCCTGATCAGAAAGAAACTCTGAAAACAACAATTTTGGTGAACGATTATTTCATGAAGAAATATGCAGACTGTACCACCCCTACTTATGTTGGAAAATTAAGATCCAGTAACCTTTGGACTCGTGCTGTATATTATGAAGGACTAATGGAACTGCATAAAATATACCCACGCGAGGATTATTATGATTATGCATACACATGGGCATCTTTCCACAAATGGACTCCAAGATATGGAAATACAACCAGAAATGCCGACGACCAGTGCTGCGGACAAACTTATATTGATTTATATAACATTTGCCCTTCTCCTGAGAAAATTAAAAATATAAAGATAACAATGGACATGCTGGTTAATACTCCACAGAATGATGACTGGTCGTGGATTGATGCCATTCAGATGGGCATGCCTATTTTAGCTAAACTTGGCAATACGTATAAAGAACAGAAATATTTCAATAAGATGTGGGATATGTATTCGTATAGCCGCAACAAACATGGAGTAAACGGATTATATAATGCTAAAGAAGGCTTATGGTGGAGAGATAAAGACTTTGTTCCTCCTTACAAAGAGCCTAACGGAGCTAATTGTTACTGGTCAAGAGGTAATGGCTGGGTATATGCTGCGTTGGTACGTGTAATGAATGAAATTCCGGCTAACGAAACTCACCGACAGGATTATATGAACGACTTTTTAGCAATGAGTAAAGCTTTAAAGAAATGTCAGCGTGAAGATGGATTCTGGAATGCCAGTCTGCTCGATCCATCAAACTTTGGAGGAAAAGAAACTTCGGGAACATCGCTCTTTGTTTATGGAATGGCATGGGGTATTAATAATGGTTACCTGAATAGAGCCGAATATCTTCCTATAGTAGTAAAAGCCTGGAATGCAATGGTTAAAGATGCTGTTCATCCTAATGGTTTCCTTGGTTATGTTCAGGGAACAGGTAAAGAACCTAAAGACGGACAACCTGTAACTTACGATCATGCTCCCGATTTTGAAGATTACGGTATAGGTTGCTTTATTTTAGCAGGAACTGAAGTTTATAAACTTAAATAATTAGATTCATTAGTGTTAAAGTTGAAATAATCAGTGATTGATTATTAGATTATTTAGATTAGATGACAGAGAGGAACAATCGTGAGATTTTTCCTCTTTTTTTATTGATGAATAAAAAAAATCTATTCACCAATAAACAAGATTTATTGCCCTATAAATAAAAATCAATGGTGAATAAATAACCTATTTAAGGAAAGGTTAACAACACGACTTCAGTTCTATATTACCCATTGAAATAATGTAAACCGAAAAGGAAAGGTTAAAACTCCCGCCGGCTTTTTTTAAAAGCTGGCGGGAGTTTGTTCAACATCCGGTTACGTTTTAAAAAAGACAGGCGGGATGTTTTGACGTTGTATTTTTGCGCCATC
Proteins encoded in this window:
- a CDS encoding glycoside hydrolase family 88 protein; amino-acid sequence: MKKILVSILLLGLASVHTPAQTVPDQKETLKTTILVNDYFMKKYADCTTPTYVGKLRSSNLWTRAVYYEGLMELHKIYPREDYYDYAYTWASFHKWTPRYGNTTRNADDQCCGQTYIDLYNICPSPEKIKNIKITMDMLVNTPQNDDWSWIDAIQMGMPILAKLGNTYKEQKYFNKMWDMYSYSRNKHGVNGLYNAKEGLWWRDKDFVPPYKEPNGANCYWSRGNGWVYAALVRVMNEIPANETHRQDYMNDFLAMSKALKKCQREDGFWNASLLDPSNFGGKETSGTSLFVYGMAWGINNGYLNRAEYLPIVVKAWNAMVKDAVHPNGFLGYVQGTGKEPKDGQPVTYDHAPDFEDYGIGCFILAGTEVYKLK